A window from Thunnus albacares chromosome 19, fThuAlb1.1, whole genome shotgun sequence encodes these proteins:
- the nup153 gene encoding nuclear pore complex protein Nup153 isoform X2, which yields MAATGGGKIRSRRYHIASKPYAKTKQQSGLISRVTDTVKSIVPSWLQKYFKNGDAPEGGGAVQGTDQNCQPPPPPPPPPNGSEEGPPPLDGRDSPEPSTSNTEPSTSRASLNFQEYVLSRPPLSRSHLHFSPLEVSSPMLGASSSLFSQPSTSSAPGPFSTGFSLVKEIKDNLSQHEDDNISTTSGFSSRASDKDVPTSKTASLPQLWSPEMDRTNSGTQHSQSSLKKPAFNLSVFGSSSNSTLNSTVLNSSQLGDSPFYPGKTTYGGAAAVRSARARPGTPYQAPVRRQIKAKPAGAQPCGVTSATARRILQSLERMSSPLADAKRIPAAASSPLSASMDGTNLDVSHFQAKKKRLDSTLPPVQKLVVPAVVPVTGNRSVSFRPTLTPGGVSRPLDRTPRETPTRQSPQLPEETPGPSQSTIGSTGPVYPLSSTPAASSVSSGGGKMKRERTSTRPSSKHPEDDEVAEIPELPTISLPISSTALPTFSFSSPLPPLTTSTTVSTTPQITPVTPAKETLTNKDTPAASTPPCERFTFSSPIVKATAASPPSFSPSAGFIFSAPVAKLGPSMSNGNLATPIAAAVKPATSKSTEEFEGPFKPAKTLKQGSVLDLLKAPGFASPVARTSPSPDDAPQQTSSQFTAPSTTSTTTSSLSSSTGFGDLFKAPAGWSCDVCLVQNKSSDTKCVCCMNPQPSSSSSKSRDSKPTATSVGQESSSTNSTSTTGFGTMFSKPAGTWDCDTCLVLNKPDAVKCVACETAKPGTGLKPSLTLPSAFSAVKTVSNPTAPVTTGFIGFGDKFKKPEGAWECDTCMVQNKAEDTKCVACTSAKPGASAEPSDGATSSDSSAPVFGLGDKFKKEEGSWDCDVCLLQNKAADVQCVACQAAKPGAKVEPKGFGSSAVGTSGSSTFGSSTSTSGGFKFGTSDSTSASGSGGFKFGGSFPESSSSSSSSGGFKFGAAFGSSSSETTSKDTTASSGFKFGSSSEGFKFGAASSDDKKSDQPATGSGFKFGASGGIKFGTGSSSTESNSSKGGFTFGLSKPEEKTSDTTTTTSAPVTFTPPASSQDKSDSVASNDTTSTNTNTTTTTTTTAGSVFGRLGEPSLATTTPQGGSTFGSLSTEKEPAAPTFNFGKPEEKKEAAAPSAPSNFLFGAASKDADAALAPATSGGFSFSKPSAPAEQPPPAFSFGKPADKSETSTSEAPKPSFTFGQSATDSAPAPKQAFSFMAGNPTNTTPSLSSAPAPSLFGNSSSSSSSSSSSTQAPASSAAPSTFMFGQPAATPSDAPPAKAFVFGQNQDSQPPAPSAAPVNSAPSPAPAQPFIFGAPASAAPAAAPSFGFGAAAPSAASSAAPSAAPSPFVFSSAPSGGFGANQTPSFGTPFGSPFTAAPSPAPAFGAKPNAAPVFGQQANSTPVFGAAANSAPGGGFQFGGASGFGPSNNSSGVFTFGAGSAASPAPPANPSIAPQAGAPGGAFNFSQPPTFNIGSTKSFTASPAGQQTIAGRKIKTAVRRRK from the exons CAGTCAGGCCTGATCAGTCGAGTGACAGACACAGTAAAGAGCATCGTTCCTTCCTGGCTGCAGAAATACTTTAAGAATGGAGATGCTCCTGAAGGAGGAGGGGCCGTACAGGGGACAGACCAGAATTGCCAGCCGccgccacctcctcctcctcctcctaatggCAGCGAAGAGGGGCCTCCTCCTCTCGATGGACGCGACTCACCGGAGCCAAGCACCAGTAACACAG AGCCCTCAACCAGCCGGGCATCCCTGAACTTTCAGGAATATGTGTTATCTCGACCCCCTCTTAGCCGTTCCCACCTCCACTTTTCCCCACTGGAGGTGTCCTCTCCGATGCTGGGGGCCTCTAGCAGCCTCTTCTCCCAGCCCTCCACTTCTTCAGCCCCAGGACCTTTTTCCACGGGCTTCTCCTTGGTCAAAGAAATCAAGGACAACCTCTCACAGCACGAAGATGATAACATCTCCACCACTAGCGGCTTCTCCTCCCGCGCCTCTGACAAAG ATGTCCCCACTTCCAAAACAGCATCACTTCCCCAGCTTTGGTCCCCAGAGATGGACAGAACAAACTCTGGGACTCAGCATTCCCAGTCCAGTCTGAAAAAGCCTGCTTTCAACCTGTCTGTCTTTGGATCGTCCTCCAAT TCAACACTAAACAGCACAGTGTTGAACTCCAGCCAGCTTGGAGATTCGCCCTTCTACCCTGGGAAGACCACGTATGGTGGAGCAGCTGCAGTCAGGAGCGCTCGCGCTCGTCCTGGAACACCGTACCAG GCTCCAGTGAGGAGACAGATCAAGGCCAAGCCTGCTGGAGCTCAGCCCTGTGGGGTAACCAGCGCCACAGCCAGACGCATCCTGCAGTCTTTGGAGCGCATGTCAAGCCCTCTGGCT GATGCCAAGAGAATCCCAGCAGCAGCCTCATCTCCCCTGTCAGCA TCAATGGATGGCACAAATCTAGATGTTTCACATTTCCAGGCGAAAAAGAAACGG ctggattccacCCTCCCACCGGTGCAGAAGCTGGTGGTTCCCGCTGTAGTGCCAGTGACAGGAAACCGCTCTGTGTCCTTCAGGCCTACTTTGACCCCTGGAGGAGTGAGCCGACCTCTGGACAGGACCCCAAGAGAGACG CCCACAAGACAATCACCGCAACTGCCTGAAGAAACCCCGGGTCCATCGCAAAG CACAATTGGTTCCACTGGCCCAGTCTATCCTCTGTCCAGCACGCCTGCAGCCAGCAGTGTGAGCTCCGGAGGGGgcaagatgaagagagagaggaccaGTACACGGCCCTCCTCCAAACATCCCGAAGATGATGAG GTGGCCGAGATACCGGAACTTCCAACCATTTCACTTCCCATCAGCAGCACCGCCTTGCCCACCTTCAGCTTCTCCTCCCCTCTGCCACCTTTGACCACCTCAACCACCGTCAGTACCACCCCCCAAATCACACCTGTCACTCCCGCTAAGGAAACATTAACAAATAAG gaCACACCCGCGGCCTCGACACCCCCTTGTGAACGTTTTACATTTTCCTCCCCTATTGTCAAAGCAACTGCTGCTAGCCCACCTTCCTTTTCCCCCTCA GCTGGATTTATTTTTAGTGCACCTGTAGCAAAGTTAGGTCCCTCCATGTCAAATGGGAATCTAGCCACTCCCATAGCGGCAGCAG TGAAGCCAGCAACAAGCAAAAGCACAGAAGAATTTGAAGGACCCTTTAAACCAGCCAAGACCCTGAAGCAGGGCAGCGTGCTGGATCTTCTCAAAGCACCTG GCTTTGCCTCTCCTGTTGCCCGAACTTCCCCAAGTCCCGACGACGCTCCCCAGCAGACGTCTTCACAATTTACTGCGCCCTCCACCACCTCTACAaccacctcctccctctcctcttcaaCGGGCTTTGGTGATTTGTTTAAGGCGCCAGCAGGCTGGAGCTGTGATGTCTGTTTGGTGCAGAACAAGTCATCAGACACAAAGTGTGTTTGCTGTATGAACCCCCAGCCTAGTTCCTCCTCATCCAAATCCAGGGACAGTAAACCCACCGCCACCTCAGTTGGGCAGGAGAGCAGCAGCACGAACAGCACGTCCACCACAGGTTTTGGCACAATGTTCTCCAAACCTGCAGGAACCTGGGACTGTGATACATGTCTCGTACTAAACAAACCTGATGCAGTAAAGTGTGTGGCCTGCGAAACGGCCAAGCCTGGGACAGGGCTTAAGCCCTCACTGACTCTTCCTTCTGCCTTCTCAGCTGTTAAGACTGTATCCAACCCCACAGCCCCCGTCACTACAGGGTTTATTGGATTTGGAGACAAGTTCAAAAAACCCGAAGGTGCATGGGAATGTGATACATGTATGGTACAGAACAAGGCAGAGGATACAAAGTGTGTGGCCTGCACGAGCGCTAAACCAG GAGCATCAGCAGAACCTTCAGATGGAGCCACTTCTTCAGACAGCAGTGCTCCAGTGTTTGGGTTGGGTGACAAATTCAAGAAGGAAGAGGGTTCCTGGGATTGTGACGTCTGTCTTCTACAGAATAAGGCTGCTGATGTACAGTGTGTTGCCTGTCAGGCAGCCAAACCTGGAGCTAAAGTGGAgcccaaag GTTTTGGTTCATCAGCTGTTGGGACATCAGGCTCCTCTACCTTTGGctcttctacttctacttctggAGGTTTTAAGTTTGGCACATCAGACAGTACCTCAGCATCTGGATCTGGGGGTTTCAAGTTTGGGGGCTCATTTCCAGAGtcgtcctcttcttcttcttcatcaggTGGATTCAAGTTTGGAGCTGCATTTGGAAGCTCCTCATCAGAAACCACTTCCAAAGACACTACTGCCTCATCAGGGTTCAAATTCGGCAGCTCATCTGAGGGCTTTAAATTTGGGGCTGCCTCTAGTGATGACAAAAAGTCAGACCAACCTGCCACTGGTTCTGGATTTAAGTTTGGAGCCAGCGGCGGGATAAAGTTTGGAACTGGATCATCTAGCACAGAAAGTAATTCCTCTAAGGGCGGCTTCACCTTTGGGCTGTCAAAACCCGAAGAGAAAACGTCAgacaccaccactaccacctcAGCCCCTGTTACTTTCACTCCCCCTGCTTCCTCTCAAGACAAGAGTGACAGTGTGGCATCAAATGACACCACAtcaacaaacaccaacacaaccaccaccacaacTACCACTGCTGGGTCTGTTTTTGGGAGACTGGGCGAGCCAAGTTTGGCCACTACTACACCACAAGGGGGCTCTACTTTTGGATCTTTATCTACAGAAAAAGAGCCAGCTGCTCCCACGTTTAACTTTGGAAAGCCggaggaaaagaaggaagcGGCTGCCCCCTCGGCTCCGTCTAACTTCCTCTTCGGTGCTGCTAGTAAAGATGCTGATGCTGCACTGGCACCTGCCACTTCAGGAGGCTTTTCCTTCAGCAAGCCGAGCGCTCCAGCAGAGCAGCCTCCACCAGCGTTCAGTTTTGGAAAGCCAGCAGACAAGAGTGAAACATCTACTTCAGAGGCCCCTAAGCCCTCCTTCACTTTTGGACAATCTGCAACAG ATTCTGCTCCAGCTCCAAAACAAGCCTTTTCCTTTATGGCTGGTAATCCCACCAACACCACCCCTTCGTTATCCTCCGCCCCAGCCCCAAGTCTGtttggcaacagcagcagcagcagcagcagcagcagcagctccaccCAGGCTCCAGCTTCTTCTGCAGCTCCCAGCACTTTCATGTTCGGTCAGCCTGCTGCAACCCCCAGCGACGCTCCTCCAGCTAAAGCCTTTGTCTTTGGCCAGAACCAGGACAGCCAGCCACCTGCCCCATCCGCTGCCCCTGTGAACTCGGCTCCATCTCCAGCCCCAGCTCAGCCCTTCATCTTTGGTGCTCCTGCCagtgctgctcctgctgctgctccctccTTTGGCTTtggagcagcagcgccctctGCTGCCTCTTCTGCAG CTCCGTCTGCAGCTCCTTCCCCATTTGTATTCAGCTCAGCCCCTTCTGGTGGCTTCGGGGCCAACCAGACTCCCTCCTTTGGTACACCCTTTGGATCCCCTTTCACAGCTGCACCCTCCCCGGCCCCAGCCTTCGGGGCCAAGCCCAATGCCGCCCCTGTCTTTGGGCAGCAGGCCAACTCTACACCTGTATTTGGGGCAGCTGCTAACTCTGCACCAG GTGGAGGCTTTCAGTTTGGGGGAGCCAGCGGATTTGGACCCTCGAACAACAGCTCGGGAGTGTTTACTTTCGGAGCAGGATCAGCAGCATCTCCTGCCCCCCCTGCTAACCCCTCCATTGCCCCCCAGGCAGGAGCACCTGGAGGTGCATTCAACTTCTCACAACCCCCCACGTTCAATATTGG GTCAACTAAATCCTTCACAGCCTCTCCTGCTGGACAGCAAACGATTGCCGGACGCAAGATCAAGACAGCGGTGCGACGCAGAAAGTAG
- the nup153 gene encoding nuclear pore complex protein Nup153 isoform X1 translates to MAATGGGKIRSRRYHIASKPYAKTKQQQSGLISRVTDTVKSIVPSWLQKYFKNGDAPEGGGAVQGTDQNCQPPPPPPPPPNGSEEGPPPLDGRDSPEPSTSNTEPSTSRASLNFQEYVLSRPPLSRSHLHFSPLEVSSPMLGASSSLFSQPSTSSAPGPFSTGFSLVKEIKDNLSQHEDDNISTTSGFSSRASDKDVPTSKTASLPQLWSPEMDRTNSGTQHSQSSLKKPAFNLSVFGSSSNSTLNSTVLNSSQLGDSPFYPGKTTYGGAAAVRSARARPGTPYQAPVRRQIKAKPAGAQPCGVTSATARRILQSLERMSSPLADAKRIPAAASSPLSASMDGTNLDVSHFQAKKKRLDSTLPPVQKLVVPAVVPVTGNRSVSFRPTLTPGGVSRPLDRTPRETPTRQSPQLPEETPGPSQSTIGSTGPVYPLSSTPAASSVSSGGGKMKRERTSTRPSSKHPEDDEVAEIPELPTISLPISSTALPTFSFSSPLPPLTTSTTVSTTPQITPVTPAKETLTNKDTPAASTPPCERFTFSSPIVKATAASPPSFSPSAGFIFSAPVAKLGPSMSNGNLATPIAAAVKPATSKSTEEFEGPFKPAKTLKQGSVLDLLKAPGFASPVARTSPSPDDAPQQTSSQFTAPSTTSTTTSSLSSSTGFGDLFKAPAGWSCDVCLVQNKSSDTKCVCCMNPQPSSSSSKSRDSKPTATSVGQESSSTNSTSTTGFGTMFSKPAGTWDCDTCLVLNKPDAVKCVACETAKPGTGLKPSLTLPSAFSAVKTVSNPTAPVTTGFIGFGDKFKKPEGAWECDTCMVQNKAEDTKCVACTSAKPGASAEPSDGATSSDSSAPVFGLGDKFKKEEGSWDCDVCLLQNKAADVQCVACQAAKPGAKVEPKGFGSSAVGTSGSSTFGSSTSTSGGFKFGTSDSTSASGSGGFKFGGSFPESSSSSSSSGGFKFGAAFGSSSSETTSKDTTASSGFKFGSSSEGFKFGAASSDDKKSDQPATGSGFKFGASGGIKFGTGSSSTESNSSKGGFTFGLSKPEEKTSDTTTTTSAPVTFTPPASSQDKSDSVASNDTTSTNTNTTTTTTTTAGSVFGRLGEPSLATTTPQGGSTFGSLSTEKEPAAPTFNFGKPEEKKEAAAPSAPSNFLFGAASKDADAALAPATSGGFSFSKPSAPAEQPPPAFSFGKPADKSETSTSEAPKPSFTFGQSATDSAPAPKQAFSFMAGNPTNTTPSLSSAPAPSLFGNSSSSSSSSSSSTQAPASSAAPSTFMFGQPAATPSDAPPAKAFVFGQNQDSQPPAPSAAPVNSAPSPAPAQPFIFGAPASAAPAAAPSFGFGAAAPSAASSAAPSAAPSPFVFSSAPSGGFGANQTPSFGTPFGSPFTAAPSPAPAFGAKPNAAPVFGQQANSTPVFGAAANSAPGGGFQFGGASGFGPSNNSSGVFTFGAGSAASPAPPANPSIAPQAGAPGGAFNFSQPPTFNIGSTKSFTASPAGQQTIAGRKIKTAVRRRK, encoded by the exons CAGCAGTCAGGCCTGATCAGTCGAGTGACAGACACAGTAAAGAGCATCGTTCCTTCCTGGCTGCAGAAATACTTTAAGAATGGAGATGCTCCTGAAGGAGGAGGGGCCGTACAGGGGACAGACCAGAATTGCCAGCCGccgccacctcctcctcctcctcctaatggCAGCGAAGAGGGGCCTCCTCCTCTCGATGGACGCGACTCACCGGAGCCAAGCACCAGTAACACAG AGCCCTCAACCAGCCGGGCATCCCTGAACTTTCAGGAATATGTGTTATCTCGACCCCCTCTTAGCCGTTCCCACCTCCACTTTTCCCCACTGGAGGTGTCCTCTCCGATGCTGGGGGCCTCTAGCAGCCTCTTCTCCCAGCCCTCCACTTCTTCAGCCCCAGGACCTTTTTCCACGGGCTTCTCCTTGGTCAAAGAAATCAAGGACAACCTCTCACAGCACGAAGATGATAACATCTCCACCACTAGCGGCTTCTCCTCCCGCGCCTCTGACAAAG ATGTCCCCACTTCCAAAACAGCATCACTTCCCCAGCTTTGGTCCCCAGAGATGGACAGAACAAACTCTGGGACTCAGCATTCCCAGTCCAGTCTGAAAAAGCCTGCTTTCAACCTGTCTGTCTTTGGATCGTCCTCCAAT TCAACACTAAACAGCACAGTGTTGAACTCCAGCCAGCTTGGAGATTCGCCCTTCTACCCTGGGAAGACCACGTATGGTGGAGCAGCTGCAGTCAGGAGCGCTCGCGCTCGTCCTGGAACACCGTACCAG GCTCCAGTGAGGAGACAGATCAAGGCCAAGCCTGCTGGAGCTCAGCCCTGTGGGGTAACCAGCGCCACAGCCAGACGCATCCTGCAGTCTTTGGAGCGCATGTCAAGCCCTCTGGCT GATGCCAAGAGAATCCCAGCAGCAGCCTCATCTCCCCTGTCAGCA TCAATGGATGGCACAAATCTAGATGTTTCACATTTCCAGGCGAAAAAGAAACGG ctggattccacCCTCCCACCGGTGCAGAAGCTGGTGGTTCCCGCTGTAGTGCCAGTGACAGGAAACCGCTCTGTGTCCTTCAGGCCTACTTTGACCCCTGGAGGAGTGAGCCGACCTCTGGACAGGACCCCAAGAGAGACG CCCACAAGACAATCACCGCAACTGCCTGAAGAAACCCCGGGTCCATCGCAAAG CACAATTGGTTCCACTGGCCCAGTCTATCCTCTGTCCAGCACGCCTGCAGCCAGCAGTGTGAGCTCCGGAGGGGgcaagatgaagagagagaggaccaGTACACGGCCCTCCTCCAAACATCCCGAAGATGATGAG GTGGCCGAGATACCGGAACTTCCAACCATTTCACTTCCCATCAGCAGCACCGCCTTGCCCACCTTCAGCTTCTCCTCCCCTCTGCCACCTTTGACCACCTCAACCACCGTCAGTACCACCCCCCAAATCACACCTGTCACTCCCGCTAAGGAAACATTAACAAATAAG gaCACACCCGCGGCCTCGACACCCCCTTGTGAACGTTTTACATTTTCCTCCCCTATTGTCAAAGCAACTGCTGCTAGCCCACCTTCCTTTTCCCCCTCA GCTGGATTTATTTTTAGTGCACCTGTAGCAAAGTTAGGTCCCTCCATGTCAAATGGGAATCTAGCCACTCCCATAGCGGCAGCAG TGAAGCCAGCAACAAGCAAAAGCACAGAAGAATTTGAAGGACCCTTTAAACCAGCCAAGACCCTGAAGCAGGGCAGCGTGCTGGATCTTCTCAAAGCACCTG GCTTTGCCTCTCCTGTTGCCCGAACTTCCCCAAGTCCCGACGACGCTCCCCAGCAGACGTCTTCACAATTTACTGCGCCCTCCACCACCTCTACAaccacctcctccctctcctcttcaaCGGGCTTTGGTGATTTGTTTAAGGCGCCAGCAGGCTGGAGCTGTGATGTCTGTTTGGTGCAGAACAAGTCATCAGACACAAAGTGTGTTTGCTGTATGAACCCCCAGCCTAGTTCCTCCTCATCCAAATCCAGGGACAGTAAACCCACCGCCACCTCAGTTGGGCAGGAGAGCAGCAGCACGAACAGCACGTCCACCACAGGTTTTGGCACAATGTTCTCCAAACCTGCAGGAACCTGGGACTGTGATACATGTCTCGTACTAAACAAACCTGATGCAGTAAAGTGTGTGGCCTGCGAAACGGCCAAGCCTGGGACAGGGCTTAAGCCCTCACTGACTCTTCCTTCTGCCTTCTCAGCTGTTAAGACTGTATCCAACCCCACAGCCCCCGTCACTACAGGGTTTATTGGATTTGGAGACAAGTTCAAAAAACCCGAAGGTGCATGGGAATGTGATACATGTATGGTACAGAACAAGGCAGAGGATACAAAGTGTGTGGCCTGCACGAGCGCTAAACCAG GAGCATCAGCAGAACCTTCAGATGGAGCCACTTCTTCAGACAGCAGTGCTCCAGTGTTTGGGTTGGGTGACAAATTCAAGAAGGAAGAGGGTTCCTGGGATTGTGACGTCTGTCTTCTACAGAATAAGGCTGCTGATGTACAGTGTGTTGCCTGTCAGGCAGCCAAACCTGGAGCTAAAGTGGAgcccaaag GTTTTGGTTCATCAGCTGTTGGGACATCAGGCTCCTCTACCTTTGGctcttctacttctacttctggAGGTTTTAAGTTTGGCACATCAGACAGTACCTCAGCATCTGGATCTGGGGGTTTCAAGTTTGGGGGCTCATTTCCAGAGtcgtcctcttcttcttcttcatcaggTGGATTCAAGTTTGGAGCTGCATTTGGAAGCTCCTCATCAGAAACCACTTCCAAAGACACTACTGCCTCATCAGGGTTCAAATTCGGCAGCTCATCTGAGGGCTTTAAATTTGGGGCTGCCTCTAGTGATGACAAAAAGTCAGACCAACCTGCCACTGGTTCTGGATTTAAGTTTGGAGCCAGCGGCGGGATAAAGTTTGGAACTGGATCATCTAGCACAGAAAGTAATTCCTCTAAGGGCGGCTTCACCTTTGGGCTGTCAAAACCCGAAGAGAAAACGTCAgacaccaccactaccacctcAGCCCCTGTTACTTTCACTCCCCCTGCTTCCTCTCAAGACAAGAGTGACAGTGTGGCATCAAATGACACCACAtcaacaaacaccaacacaaccaccaccacaacTACCACTGCTGGGTCTGTTTTTGGGAGACTGGGCGAGCCAAGTTTGGCCACTACTACACCACAAGGGGGCTCTACTTTTGGATCTTTATCTACAGAAAAAGAGCCAGCTGCTCCCACGTTTAACTTTGGAAAGCCggaggaaaagaaggaagcGGCTGCCCCCTCGGCTCCGTCTAACTTCCTCTTCGGTGCTGCTAGTAAAGATGCTGATGCTGCACTGGCACCTGCCACTTCAGGAGGCTTTTCCTTCAGCAAGCCGAGCGCTCCAGCAGAGCAGCCTCCACCAGCGTTCAGTTTTGGAAAGCCAGCAGACAAGAGTGAAACATCTACTTCAGAGGCCCCTAAGCCCTCCTTCACTTTTGGACAATCTGCAACAG ATTCTGCTCCAGCTCCAAAACAAGCCTTTTCCTTTATGGCTGGTAATCCCACCAACACCACCCCTTCGTTATCCTCCGCCCCAGCCCCAAGTCTGtttggcaacagcagcagcagcagcagcagcagcagcagctccaccCAGGCTCCAGCTTCTTCTGCAGCTCCCAGCACTTTCATGTTCGGTCAGCCTGCTGCAACCCCCAGCGACGCTCCTCCAGCTAAAGCCTTTGTCTTTGGCCAGAACCAGGACAGCCAGCCACCTGCCCCATCCGCTGCCCCTGTGAACTCGGCTCCATCTCCAGCCCCAGCTCAGCCCTTCATCTTTGGTGCTCCTGCCagtgctgctcctgctgctgctccctccTTTGGCTTtggagcagcagcgccctctGCTGCCTCTTCTGCAG CTCCGTCTGCAGCTCCTTCCCCATTTGTATTCAGCTCAGCCCCTTCTGGTGGCTTCGGGGCCAACCAGACTCCCTCCTTTGGTACACCCTTTGGATCCCCTTTCACAGCTGCACCCTCCCCGGCCCCAGCCTTCGGGGCCAAGCCCAATGCCGCCCCTGTCTTTGGGCAGCAGGCCAACTCTACACCTGTATTTGGGGCAGCTGCTAACTCTGCACCAG GTGGAGGCTTTCAGTTTGGGGGAGCCAGCGGATTTGGACCCTCGAACAACAGCTCGGGAGTGTTTACTTTCGGAGCAGGATCAGCAGCATCTCCTGCCCCCCCTGCTAACCCCTCCATTGCCCCCCAGGCAGGAGCACCTGGAGGTGCATTCAACTTCTCACAACCCCCCACGTTCAATATTGG GTCAACTAAATCCTTCACAGCCTCTCCTGCTGGACAGCAAACGATTGCCGGACGCAAGATCAAGACAGCGGTGCGACGCAGAAAGTAG